The Methylobacterium durans nucleotide sequence ACGGAGCCCGAGCGCAAGCCCGGCGACAACAACCGCGATTCGTTCTGGGTGAACCCGCTGGAGCTGATGCGCGGCGTCGGCCAGGAGAAGGTCGAGCCGTCCGTGGCCGAGCCGAGCCGCGACACCCTCACGGATCCGCCGAACGGCTACCGCAAGGCGCCGCGCAAGGTGGTGGTCGAGGGCCGCGAGCCGGTCAACAACGCGAGCCGGGAACGGGAAGAAGCGGATCCGGGGACCTATCTAAGGTCGCGGGGACGCTGAGCGGCTGCCGGATCTTCGCGCGGACCGCGGTATGAGATTTGCCCGGCTCTCGATCTCGCGGAGATCGAGGCCAGGGGCGTGAGCCAGAACCGGACGGCCCGCGGGACGGGCCGCAAAGGACATCAGGATGCACCTCTTCCGGAAGCCCAAGCCCGTCACGGCCCTGCGCCGGCCGAGCCGCGTCGAGGCCCCCGTGCTCGCCCATGCCGGGCGCCTCGAGGCCGCGCCGTTCGGGCGCTCGGAGGCCGGCGGGCCCGAGGTCTCGTCGTTCACCCTCGACAACGGCCTCGACGTCGTGGTGGTGCCCGACCACCGGGCCCCGGTCGTCACCCACATGATCTGGTACCGCAACGGCTCGGCGGACGATCCGCTGGGCCAGTCCGGCATCGCCCACTTCCTCGAGCACCTGATGTTCAAGGGAACCGAGCGGCACCCGGTCGGCGCCTTCTCGAAGGCGGTCTCGGGCCTCGGCGGCCAGGAGAACGCCTTCACCAGCTACGACTACACCGCCTATTTCCAGCGCGTCGCCCGCGACCATCTCGAGACCATGATGGCGTTCGAGGCGGACCGCATGACCGGCCTCGTCCTCGACGACGCCGTGGTCGCGCCCGAGCGCGACGTGGTGCTGGAGGAGCGGCGCATGCGGGTCGAGACCGACCCCTCCGCCCAGCTCTCCGAGGCGATGGCGGCCTCGCTCTTCGTCCACCATCCCTACGGCACCCCGATCATCGGCTGGATGCACGAGATCGAGGAGCTGAACCGCCACCACGCCCTCGACTATTACAAGCGCTTCTACACGCCGGAGAACGCGATCCTCGTCGTCGCCGGCGACGTGACGCCGGACGCGGTGCGCCGGCTCGCCGACGGCACCTATGGCCGCGTGACCCCGCAGGGCGCCCGGCCGCAGCGCGTCCGGGCCCGCGAGCCGGAGCCGAAAGCGCTTCGCCGCATCAGCGTCGCCGACCCGAAGGTCGAGCAGCCGACCCTGCAGCGGCTCTACCTCGCGCCCTCCTGCATCACGGCCCGCGACGGCGAGTGCCACGCCCTGGAACTCCTCGCCGAGGTGCTCGGCGGGGGCGCCACCTCCTACCTCTACCGGAAGCTCGTTCTGGAAGCCGGCATCGCGGTCAATGCCGGGGCCTGGTACATGGGCTCGGCGATCGATGACACCCGCTTCTCCGTCTACGCGGTGCCCGCCGAGGGCGTCAGCCTGGAGAAGCTGGAGGAGGCGCTCGACCGGGTGCTGCGCCGCGCACCCACCGAGGCGCTGGACCCGGAGGCGATCGAGCGCGCCAAGACCCGGCTGGTGGCCGAGACCGTCTATTCCTCGGACAGCCAGTCCTCGCTCGCCCGCATCTACGGCTCGGCGCTCGCCATCGGCGAGACCATCGAGGAAGTGCGCCGCTGGCCCGTCGACATCGAGGGCGTGAGCAGGGAGCGTCTCGCGGCGGTGGCCGAGCGCTACCTTGCCCCGGCCCGCTCCGTGACCGGCTACCTCATCAAGACGCGCGATCCCGCCGCCCCGGTCACCGTCGCGGCCGCCTGAGGCGCCGCAGCCGACATCCCGGGCCGCACCCGCACAAGAACAACGAGGTTCCCATGAACTTGGCCGAGACGCCCACCCGCACCGCGACCTCGCCCACCCAGGCGAAATCCGTCGCCGCCGTCGGCGGGGTCGAGGCGTGGCACGTCGAATCTCCGGTCGTGCCGATGGTGGCGCTGGCCTTCACCTTCGAGGGCGGCGCCGCGCAGGATCCGGAGGGCAAGGCTGGCTGCGCCCAGATGCTGGCGCGCCTCCTCGACGAGGGCGCGGGCGATCTCACCTCCGACGCCTTCCAGGAGCGCCTCGCGGCCCGCGCCATCGAGCTCTCGTTCCATGCCGGGCCCGACGCGG carries:
- a CDS encoding M16 family metallopeptidase encodes the protein MHLFRKPKPVTALRRPSRVEAPVLAHAGRLEAAPFGRSEAGGPEVSSFTLDNGLDVVVVPDHRAPVVTHMIWYRNGSADDPLGQSGIAHFLEHLMFKGTERHPVGAFSKAVSGLGGQENAFTSYDYTAYFQRVARDHLETMMAFEADRMTGLVLDDAVVAPERDVVLEERRMRVETDPSAQLSEAMAASLFVHHPYGTPIIGWMHEIEELNRHHALDYYKRFYTPENAILVVAGDVTPDAVRRLADGTYGRVTPQGARPQRVRAREPEPKALRRISVADPKVEQPTLQRLYLAPSCITARDGECHALELLAEVLGGGATSYLYRKLVLEAGIAVNAGAWYMGSAIDDTRFSVYAVPAEGVSLEKLEEALDRVLRRAPTEALDPEAIERAKTRLVAETVYSSDSQSSLARIYGSALAIGETIEEVRRWPVDIEGVSRERLAAVAERYLAPARSVTGYLIKTRDPAAPVTVAAA